In Excalfactoria chinensis isolate bCotChi1 chromosome 5, bCotChi1.hap2, whole genome shotgun sequence, a single genomic region encodes these proteins:
- the GPR176 gene encoding G-protein coupled receptor 176 isoform X2 yields MGNIMVLWSTCRTSVLKSVTNRFIKNLACSGICASLVCVPFDIVLSASPHCCWWIYTMLFCKIAKFLHKVFCSVTILSFPAIALDRYYSVLYPLERKITDAKSRDLVIYIWAHAVVASIPVFAVTNVSDIYAMSTCSESWSYSLGHLIYVVIYNITTVIVPVAVVFLFMILIRRALSASQKKKVIIAALRTPQNTISIPYASQREAELHAMLLSMVVIFIFCSIPYVTLVIYRTILNVSDISVFLLLTAIWLPKVSLLANPLLFLTVNKSVRKCLVGMLVQLHRRYSRRNVVSSGGVADANLEPSARSGSQLLEMFHIGQQQIFKPTEDEENETKSVGSDDFQQKEIPVTSSEVGETSIHKFVPQTIADSAAQVAPAVPAEVDTGNDKYSMQFGFGPFELPPQWLSESRNSKKRLLPPLGNTPEELIQTKQPKCKAERKISRNNKVSIFPKVDS; encoded by the exons GTAACATCATGGTGCTGTGGTCAACTTGCAGAACGTCAGTACTGAAATCAGTAACAAACCGATTCATTAAGAATTTGGCCTGCTCGGGTATTTGTGCCAGCCTAGTCTGCGTGCCTTTTGACATTGTTCTTAGTGCCAGTCCACACTGCTGCTGGTGGATCTACACGATGCTCTTCTGCAAAATCGCCAAGTTTCTGCACAAAGTCTTCTGCTCAGTGACCATCCTCAGTTTTCCAGCCATTGCTCTTGACAG ATACTACTCTGTCTTATAccctctggaaagaaaaataactgatgcAAAATCCCGAGACCTGGTTATCTACATCTGGGCCCATGCAGTAGTGGCCAGCATTCCGGTATTCGCTGTGACCAACGTGTCTGATATTTATGCCATGTCCACGTGCTCCGAATCCTGGAGTTACTCCCTTGGCCACTTGATCTACGTTGTCATCTATAACATCACCACTGTGATTGTACCAGTGGCTGTGGTATTTCTCTTCATGATTCTTATTCGCAGGGCACTGAGTGCcagccagaagaaaaaagtcatcATAGCTGCCTTAAGGACCCCTCAGAATACAATTTCAATCCCTTATGCCTCCCAGCGAGAAGCTGAGCTTCATGCCATGCTGCTTTCTATGGttgtgatatttattttctgcagcatcccCTATGTGACTCTGGTGATTTACCGTACCATACTCAATGTTTCAGATATTTCGGTCTTTTTGCTTCTCACTGCCATTTGGTTGCCCAAGGTCTCTTTGTTAGCCAAccctttgttatttttaactgttaACAAATCTGTACGGAAGTGCTTAGTGGGGATGTTGGTACAGCTGCACCGCAGGTACAGCAGGAGAAACGTCGTCAGCTCAGGTGGTGTTGCAGATGCTAATCTGGAGCCCAGTGCCCGTTCAGGGAGCCAGCTTCTGGAGATGTTTCATATCGGGCAGCAACAAATCTTCAAGCCAACAGAAGATGAGGAGAACGAAACCAAATCTGTTGGCTCTGATGactttcagcagaaagaaattccCGTCACCAGTTCAGAGGTAGGAGAGACTTCGATTCACAAATTTGTACCACAGACAATTGCAGACTCTGCAGCTCAGGTGGcaccagctgtgcctgcagaagTTGATACAGGAAATGACAAGTATTCCATGCAGTTTGGTTTTGGACCCTTTGAGCTGCCTCCGCAGTGGCTGTCAGAAAGTCGAAACAGTAAGAAGCGACTCCTGCCTCCTTTGGGGAATACCCCTGAAGAGTTAATCCAGACCAAGCAGCCAAAGtgtaaagcagaaagaaaaattagcAGAAACAATAAAGTCAGTATCTTCCCCAAGGTGGATTCTTAG
- the GPR176 gene encoding G-protein coupled receptor 176 isoform X3 yields MVLWSTCRTSVLKSVTNRFIKNLACSGICASLVCVPFDIVLSASPHCCWWIYTMLFCKIAKFLHKVFCSVTILSFPAIALDRYYSVLYPLERKITDAKSRDLVIYIWAHAVVASIPVFAVTNVSDIYAMSTCSESWSYSLGHLIYVVIYNITTVIVPVAVVFLFMILIRRALSASQKKKVIIAALRTPQNTISIPYASQREAELHAMLLSMVVIFIFCSIPYVTLVIYRTILNVSDISVFLLLTAIWLPKVSLLANPLLFLTVNKSVRKCLVGMLVQLHRRYSRRNVVSSGGVADANLEPSARSGSQLLEMFHIGQQQIFKPTEDEENETKSVGSDDFQQKEIPVTSSEVGETSIHKFVPQTIADSAAQVAPAVPAEVDTGNDKYSMQFGFGPFELPPQWLSESRNSKKRLLPPLGNTPEELIQTKQPKCKAERKISRNNKVSIFPKVDS; encoded by the exons ATGGTGCTGTGGTCAACTTGCAGAACGTCAGTACTGAAATCAGTAACAAACCGATTCATTAAGAATTTGGCCTGCTCGGGTATTTGTGCCAGCCTAGTCTGCGTGCCTTTTGACATTGTTCTTAGTGCCAGTCCACACTGCTGCTGGTGGATCTACACGATGCTCTTCTGCAAAATCGCCAAGTTTCTGCACAAAGTCTTCTGCTCAGTGACCATCCTCAGTTTTCCAGCCATTGCTCTTGACAG ATACTACTCTGTCTTATAccctctggaaagaaaaataactgatgcAAAATCCCGAGACCTGGTTATCTACATCTGGGCCCATGCAGTAGTGGCCAGCATTCCGGTATTCGCTGTGACCAACGTGTCTGATATTTATGCCATGTCCACGTGCTCCGAATCCTGGAGTTACTCCCTTGGCCACTTGATCTACGTTGTCATCTATAACATCACCACTGTGATTGTACCAGTGGCTGTGGTATTTCTCTTCATGATTCTTATTCGCAGGGCACTGAGTGCcagccagaagaaaaaagtcatcATAGCTGCCTTAAGGACCCCTCAGAATACAATTTCAATCCCTTATGCCTCCCAGCGAGAAGCTGAGCTTCATGCCATGCTGCTTTCTATGGttgtgatatttattttctgcagcatcccCTATGTGACTCTGGTGATTTACCGTACCATACTCAATGTTTCAGATATTTCGGTCTTTTTGCTTCTCACTGCCATTTGGTTGCCCAAGGTCTCTTTGTTAGCCAAccctttgttatttttaactgttaACAAATCTGTACGGAAGTGCTTAGTGGGGATGTTGGTACAGCTGCACCGCAGGTACAGCAGGAGAAACGTCGTCAGCTCAGGTGGTGTTGCAGATGCTAATCTGGAGCCCAGTGCCCGTTCAGGGAGCCAGCTTCTGGAGATGTTTCATATCGGGCAGCAACAAATCTTCAAGCCAACAGAAGATGAGGAGAACGAAACCAAATCTGTTGGCTCTGATGactttcagcagaaagaaattccCGTCACCAGTTCAGAGGTAGGAGAGACTTCGATTCACAAATTTGTACCACAGACAATTGCAGACTCTGCAGCTCAGGTGGcaccagctgtgcctgcagaagTTGATACAGGAAATGACAAGTATTCCATGCAGTTTGGTTTTGGACCCTTTGAGCTGCCTCCGCAGTGGCTGTCAGAAAGTCGAAACAGTAAGAAGCGACTCCTGCCTCCTTTGGGGAATACCCCTGAAGAGTTAATCCAGACCAAGCAGCCAAAGtgtaaagcagaaagaaaaattagcAGAAACAATAAAGTCAGTATCTTCCCCAAGGTGGATTCTTAG